Genomic window (Primulina eburnea isolate SZY01 chromosome 8, ASM2296580v1, whole genome shotgun sequence):
ATTTCAGACCAATAAGCTTGTGCAATGTCTGCTATAAAATTGTTGCTCGAACTTTGACAAATAGGCTCCGACCAATCCTCAAGAAAACAATCAATGACTTTCAGAGTGCTTTTGTACCAGACCGATTAATCACTGATAATATTATCCTGGGATATGAGACGCTACATTGGATACGCAGCCGGAAAGGGGGAAAACAAAAATATGCAACACTGAAACTAGACATGAGCAAGGCATACGACCGAGTCGAATGGAAATTCCTTGAGAAAGTTATGGAAAAAATAGGCTTCTCCAGCAATTGGATAGAAAAGGTGATGAGATGTGTCCGAACAGTCCAATATACATTCTCTCTCAATGGTGAACTCACGGATAAAATAACACCTCAAAGAGGTGTGCGCCAAGGAGACCCACTCTCACCTTATTTATTCGTCATGTGTGCCCAGGGACTATCTAATCTACTCCTACACTACGAAGCTCGCAACCTGTTTTCTGGAGTTAAAATAGCAAACTCTTGCCCTTCTATATCTCATCTCTTTTTTGCAGATGATAGCCTAATATTCTTTAAGGCTACGGTGGAGAATTGTGCTGGGCTTCGCTTATGTTTCTCTCTATATGAAAAGGCGTCAGGACAGCTGATTAATTTTGACAAATCCGCTTTATCGTTTAGCCCCAATACAACCGAGGATGTTGTCAATACAATCAAAGGGATGCTTTCGGTCCGAGTTGTACAGGGACATGAATTGTACTTGGGTCTACCGACATTTTCTATCCGACAAAAAAAGATGCAATTTCGATACCTCATTGAGCGAATTGTGGGTCGAATAAAAGGGTGGGGTAGCAAGACATATTCAGCTGGAGGAAAAGAAATCTTAATCAAATCTGTTCTCCAATCAATACCGTCGTATGCTATGTCGTGCTTCCGCATCCCGAAATCCATTCTAGAGGCCATTGAAAAAGAGTGTTCGAACTTCTGGTGGGGCACGATTGATGAAAAGAAAAGAATGCATTGGAAAAAGTGGAACTCTCTATGCAAACCAAAGTGCTTAGGGGGTATGGGATTTCGGCAGCTGGAAGCTTTTAACAAAGCTCTCCTGGCGAAACAAATTTGGAGAATAATGACTATTCCGGAGTCTCTGGTTGCGAGAGTCCTGAAAGCGAGATACTTCAAGCACCAAGACATTATGAAAGCCACAGTCGGGAGCAATCCGTCATTCATATGGAGATCATTATTATGGAGTAGGCATCTGATAGAAAAAGGTCTCAGCTGGAGAGTTGGAAATGGAAAGAAGATTCGTACATTTAGGGACAACTGGATCCCTGGTTTCCAAAACCCATTGCAGGCACTACAAGAACAAGAACAATATATGTCAGTGAGTACCCTAATCCAGGGAGGAGAATGGAATGAATCATTGATTCATCAACTCTTCCCTCCCTATATTGCTGGTGAAATACTGAACATCCCAATCGCAGGAGAACAAAAAGAGGACTCAAGATTCTGGATACAAGGACCGAAAGGACGCTACTCGGTGCGGGACGGGTATAAGCGGGAAATTGGTTGCTATGAAGCCCCACCGAATTGCTCTGAATTACAAgcgaggaggtggtggaaatcCTTATGGGCACTCTCGATCCCACCGAAAGCCCGTATTTTCTGGTGGAGAGCATTGCATAACATAATCCCGACCGAGGTAAATCTCTTGGCTCATCATGTTCCAGTACAGGGACACTGTAAGCTCTGTAACTTTGGGTTTGATACAACTGAACATGCCTTATTCTGGTGTCCGGTAATGAAGCCATGTTGGAAAGGTACGACTTTCAAATCACTTCTCCAAAGAGCTCATAAAGCCGATATAGTGGATATTTTCATGTGGATGAAAGATCAAGTCAATCAAGAGGAACTTGAATCCTTCGCGATTCGCACCTGGGCAGTTTGGCATGAAAGATTACAGCTGTTGCACAAAAATAAACGAAACTTAACTAGTGCTGACACAGATTGGAGCATTCACCTGTTGCAGGAATATAAAGAAGCTCACAAAGCGACTGGTATTGCACCGACTAAAAGCTTACATAGCATAAGACGAAGGTGGAATAAGCCAGAGACCAACCAACTACGGCTAGAAACAGATGCGGCCTACAATGTAAACTCAAATTGGTTCTCGGTGGGGGGAGCAATACGTGATCATGAAGGCAAGATAGTACTTGCGTTTGGACATCAAATAAAAAAGTCCCCATCAGTTGAGTATGCAGAATTGGAAGCAATTCGAGAGGGCCTCAGAAAGGCGAAAGAACTCTCCTTACAAATTCAAGAAGTCACTTCGGACTCCTTACTGGCGGTGCAAGCAGTCACCTCCCCAGAGGAGGACTTGAGTTATACAGGTGCAATTGCACATGAAGTTCGTAAGCTACTTTTGGACCTCCACGGGATTAGAGTTAATCATGTGCGAAGAtcagctaatgtagttgcacaTTCCATTGCTTGTTTTGCTATTTCTTCCCCTGCTCCCTTTGTTTGGACGCTTGGGAACCTTCCTTTTTGGTTGGTAAATCTTGTATCCTCTGATATGATCGATTCTTAATAATATTACAAGTATTaccatcaaaaaaaaaaaaaaaaataatgaaaaacatGATTCCATGGCTCTCTTACGAGCCATTGGTTCCACGGAATGTGATGGATTGGATTACACGCTGCCATGAATTGTACGCACCCTCTTCCTATTCGTTTCGAATCCAATTTGTTTTAAATTTGGAAAAtggatttatttaaaataatacaacatttaaattataataatatgtATTCTTATTCCTTCAATTTAACTCTATTTAACAATAATCGTGAAAACTcattaaaattttcatattaattCATGAAAATGAGCAATTAAATGAATTTTCAGCTGTTCGGTGCCTCGAGGGCAATTTATAAATAACCGTATTAAAAAATAGATTCATGTTgctttaagaatatttttttaaatatatattgattaagttcaatttataaataaaattttaaaatttgatccaaatagTTTTTGGTGCGAATaatttgaagaatatgtttttggAAGATAATATTTTGTAGAGTATGTCTTTTatgagacgatatcacgaatTTTTACATGTGAGACGGGTataccataccgatattcacaataaaaaataatactcgtagcataaaaagttatattttttcatggatgacccaaataagagatccgtctcacaaaatacgaccatgagaccgtctcacataagtttttgcctattttGTAAATGCatcttcaaatattattttttcaatttcttAGTGAGACGAAAAATTTGGTGCCCCCATGCATTTTCTGTTCATTATGTAAGAATAAGACGAGAACTccattttttaaaagaattttaatttgagttatttgatttatatctcTCTTTCCCTCTTTTTCTAAGagaaaaaatatcaaattaatttattatgagTTTATATGTTTGATGTTAATGACGAGAACTTATTTGATATTTGTCTTGTTTGTTGTTTGACTCAATTTGAATGATCTATCgttcatatatttttatatattttatcatCTCATCTTATTAGTCAAGTGATGATTATCGATCCATAACGTTCTTTTACGTGATAACTTGCAACCTTTATTATTTGGTATGTATGGGTAAACCACGAACTAACATAATAGATTGTAAATTACATTGGTCAGATAAATCACATTGAAAAAATCTAATGTGACAAGCTCGTTCGAAGATATTGTTAACCAAGATAATATATGCGATATAAATTGCAAAGTTCGAGATATAAGAAACGAACGGATAAATTCAAGTGATGATTATCGATCCATAACGTTCTTTTACGTGATAACTTGCAACCTTTATTATTTGGTATGTATGGGTAAACCACGAACTAACATAATAGATTGTAAATTACATTGGTCAGATAAATCACATTGAAAAAATCTAATGTGACAAGCTCGTTCGAAGATATTGTTAACCAAGATAATATATGCGATATAAATTGCAAAGTTCGAGATATAAGAAACGAACGGATAAATTAATTGACTATGGTGAAGAAATGAAACCCAAAAGTAAACAAAAAAAGTTTTTTCCTGATATCCACAGGTTAAGTTGATAGGCAAATACAGATTCTTACCTAAACTTTGAAAACAGGCCAAATGAATGCATTGGCTATTCTCACTAGCTATTTATTGCTAAACAACCCAAGGAACAAATCAAATTCCAAGACGACCAAGTACAAAACATTGGTTTTTATCAtcgttaaaattaaaataaatattttagatttttatACCTAATTTGTTGTAACAGTAAGTTTGGTCCAAAATATATGAACCACCAgcttataatattaattatttttaattatgcaCTTGTCATCTATGTCAACTATAATCGAAAAATaatgtttgattatttaatttcgAAGCTAAAATTTTTAACCACGTAAAATCCCTCGGGGCATCTCCAAGGTTTACATCAAAAACATCATTTTGGTGCAGTTTCAAATATTCCAATGGGCCAAAATAGCGCAGCCCCCTTCCCTTGCCCCAAATTTGGCGCGAGggttttcttaatttttttttatatttattataacatttgtatttaaaaatataaaattattaaaataataatataatttttattttattattttaatcattagatatttaatcataaaaattataaaataataattgttgatttttaaaatatttatttatttatgttaaatATTAATACTTTAAAACTAAtttgtttttatgatttttaattaatataatttaatacaaatacaaaaaattaatataataatacaattcataacaaaattgaaaaatataatcGAAATACAAATGTAACTTGaaacaaatatttcaaataCAGATGCAAATATAAAGAGAATAATCAAAAagaaaatacatttaaataatACACAAATTTAAATAGTGTGTTTGAATTTGTattcttatttttcaaaataattttcgTATATTAattcatattatatataaattaatttatgttatataattaaattataaacttaaatattattatttaaatttattaataattatttaaatttattaataataaaacattagtcataattaaaaatatattaaatacaatacaataattaatatatgtaaaataaaaaggAATATTtcgataatattttttttgtgtaagatttgaagtaaatgAGTGGAGATAAATGTTGTATTTGATGTAGACATCGcactattttaatataaaatttacacCAAAATAGATTTTGTAATCAGAGATGATATTAAAGATTCTCAAAATTATCCCCACGTCAACATTGATTATTGCACGCATGGCAAAGACTTTTCACCTGTCTAGCTATCATCTACGTGGTCATTTGATGTATGGATGATATTTTgtgtaataattaaaattattgtcAAACGTATTTGTATTGTActctttgatatataaataacataaaaatttatatgataTTATCTTAATAATCAATTATATGatacatatttatataattttttctatatattaaaaaaaattattacttttaattataaatatgaatCGAGTCAACTTATCTCATTGCGTTTTTGATACATTGTTCATCGTGGAAAAAAAAACGtactttaaataaatatttcatcacaCAAACAAAATCAGattgttaaaataaaaatacaacaaCAATTGATTAATCGAATCTACCAAATTTTAGTAAAGTGAATTTTGTATCCCATTGCTGATGAAAAACTCCAAAATATccacatttaaaaaaatatctaattTTCCTAGTTGGTTGGTGTCATAATCATATTTTTCTTTATATTATCTTCGAacattataaaaaaattctgacactaaaattttaaacttgacATACGATGTTAGATTCGAGATTTAATCATAGCAAACCTCCCATTCCAACtcaaattgttttatttaaaatataaatataattatatccGACTAATTAAGCATTTGGAAAAAAATAATACAAGGAAAATATATTAAGTCGTGACTAAATAAAAATTGTTGCAGAAAAATTTATTCCACTTCACAAATTATTGTTGTGTGTCAtcatcaaattaaaaaaatcgtgttattttcttcaaatatgttattaacaaaaaaattaaagatataATTTGGTTAAAgagaacaaaaaaataaaagttcCATTCACGAAACGGgctattataatttatattataaaattcaaatttatgtGGGATTTTTTGCTCCACTCAAATATAGCTATTGCTATATATGTGCACTATTGGATTGTATTTGAACCTCAACTTCTCTTCTCCGTTTGAAGAGAGAAGCTTATCGACTCAACCCCACGACACTTTTGGTTGTTTTACAGGTTTAAATCCAAAGATccaatttttattatttgctGGTGTTTGTGAGATGACAAACTGAACAAAGTTCTCAAGTGGGTTCTTATTTTAGAGGAATGTTTGGTACTTTTTTTGCAGTTTAAATATAAGTTTTATGATGCTGTCAATGACATGCCGTGGTCTTGAGCTCGGAAGAACAACTTTGGATTTTGTGGCTTGTGGGTGCTCTTCAAATGCCTCTTTTGATAGTTTTTATGTGAGAAATTATGCCAAGGGAGTGCTGAGGAATGTCAAAAGAGGCTCCAAAGGTCGGAAATTATCGTGTCACAGGCGTGATATAGGGCGGCGGCGCGTGTTTTCGACTAAGACTTCAGAAACTTTTCTCAACGGTAATAAAAGTTCTATCTTTTTACGATGCGCTAGGACTAGAATTTGTTTAGATGCTTTTAGTTCTATTTCACGCTTAATTCTGGTAATAAATCGCTACTGGAAGTGGATTCCTATCTCCGTGCCACTGTCTGGATTTGCATTTTGAAGTTTGAATCATGGGCTGTTTTGTGCCATTGCAGGAATTTCATCTGGCCCCCCACCTGTGCAGGATTTGACTGAAGAGTCAATGAGCCCTTCTTCAATAGCCGATTTATTTGAAGTTGTCGCAGATGATTTACAGATACTTAACAAAAATCTCCAATCAGTAAGTTTTATATTTGTATGCACTGAAAAACTATGTCCTAATGCgcgaaaagaaagaaaaactatGTTAATACTATTGATGCTTAGGTAGTAACATAAAAAAATTGGTCAAGTCCATGTTTCACAGGAGAGGATATGGCAGATCCGTATTAAAGTTCATAAGCAATTTTCCTAAAACTATTACTGCATTCAAAttaaagtgttttggataatttGTCATTGGCTCataggacaaaaacttgtgtgaccgAATTCAATTTCACATGAATTTTTCCCTAGAGCTAGCATTCAAAGTAAAGTGCTATTCCCCTCACTTAATAGGTGGCCTGCCCATTAATGTGTTATAGCTGCCAGCGTATAtgattgagaaggaagtgagtAAAAATGAAGACATGATAAATTGTAAATGGTTGAATGCGGCTATTACTATTGGTTGAGAAGAAGGCTTCCTGGTAGTGTGCTCCTTCTGTGTTATTAGGGCAttgagaaaaaaaatgaaatgaagAATACCCTCAACTGTAATTCCTTTATCCCATTCCTGGCTGCTTGCCAAATTATAGTTTTGCATGATTTGGCTCTCTCTGTAAGATTAGCATGGCAAGATGAACATTTCTAGTTGATATCTTAAGGTACTCTTTGCTTGCGTGGTAATCAATTTGGGATCCTTTGACGGCATCACATTTTTCTTCTGTTACAGCATGAGAGGATTATTATGGTGAAGATCAAAACTCATTGTGATAACCTGTTAAAAATCGTTACTGTATGCTTCTCGTCATATTAACTAAGTTCTTGTGCTTAATTATTGCCTTACATACCACCATTTTATTCATGCTACGTGACAAAATTGCTGTTGTGTGCACCAGTGTTGTGGTTTCTTttctttgatttatttttttcattgtGATTTTCTATAGATTCAGTCGGTGTGTCTGATATCCTTCAGACCACAAGTTTTAACTTGTTTGGTCGTACGAAGTCCTTGACCATGTAACGTCATAAGAAAAGTGATAAAAATTTGTTAGATGCAGGTCAGCATTTGACCATGcatgtttgagatttttttttttaaaaagtgaatttttattcaaaaactCATTAAGAGTCATTGTTAGATTGTTGGTGCAGAAAACCCAGTTTTGATGTCTGCTGCTGAGCAAATCTTTGGAGCTGGGGGCAAAAGGATGCGACCGGCTTTAAGTTTCCTTGTATCGAGAGCAACTGCAGAGGTTGCTGGCTTAAAGTAAGCTCTATTCTGTTATCTAGTGTACTCGTATTAAAAGTTGGAACTTAAATTATTTGACATGTATTGGTGGCTGTAATGGTTTCAGGGAACTTAGCAAAGAACATAGAAGGTTGGCAGAAATAATTGAAATGATCCACACTGCAAGTTTGATACACGATGATGTGTTAGATGATAGTGACTTGCGGAGAGGTTAGCTTCCTACGCTcgactttataaatttttaacgGCATTTATATTAGAAAATTGAGAATTTAGAATCATTGTATTTGCTTATCTTTCTTAGAGAACACAGATTATATTTTAGAATCAGATTTGATATTTGAGAAGGGTTTTGGCCTCTGGAAATTGGATATTTTCAGTGTATATCTACcattttaaaattcaatgatTTTTATTTACGAGTTTTGTACTACAATCACCTTTTGCTTTGATACCTAAACTGAAATTTTTGGCTGGCATTGGTTCGTTTGCAGGAAAAGAAACCGTCCATCAAATATATGGTACGAGAGTAGCTGTACTGGCTGGGGATTTTATGTTTGCACAAGCATCATGGTACCTGGCCAATCTTGAAAATCTTGATGTCATCAAGCTTATCAGCCAGGTGAGCTGGATTCCGCACTTGCATGTTTACGGTTCAAAGATGATTTTTTTGTAGATTATCTTAATAGATGAACCCAATGTGATCGGAAAACATAAGCAAAATGAAAATCTGATTAGTGGAAATTCATTATATGAATACATTTTTAGGTCATTAAAGACTTTGCAAGCGGTGAAATAAAGCAGGCCTCTAGTTTGTTCGACTGTGATGTTCAACTGGATGAATACTTGATAAAGAGCTACTACAAAACAGCATCCTTGATCGCTGCTAGCACCAAGGGAGCCGCCATTTTCAGTGGAGTTGACAGTGATGTTACCGAACAGATGTATCAGTACGGTAAAAATTTAGGTCTATCATTCCAAGTAGTCGATGATGTACTGGATTTTACTCAATCAGCCGAGCAACTTGGCAAACCTGCTGGCAGTGATTTGGCCAAAGGAATCTTGACTGCTCCCGTAATATTTGGGTTGGAGAAAGAAAAGAGACTCAGGGATATAATCGAATCCGAGTTCAGTGAGACGGGTTCTCTTGAAGAGGCCATGTCTTTCGTCAAGAACTCTGGTGGGATCGAGAGGGCTCAAGAATTGGCTCGGGAAATAGCTGATCAAGCTGTTCGGAATCTTCAATGTCTTCCCCCGAGTCCCTTTAAATATGCACTTGAACAAATGGTGAAGTTTAACTTGGaacgaataaaataatcatataacACGGTGGCATCTAATCGATTCTTGATCGAGTTCCTGATTAATTCGATCATGGAGGCTGGAGATGGCATTTTTCTTGTGGAAGTTCCATCAATGGAAAGCAACTTATTCATTTGTACATTCATAGGTTACCCTTGAGCATGTTGCTGCGGTCCTTTGTGGACAATGAAACAATGAAATTTAATTGGTGGTGTctttttctatatttttttttactttcttgATGTTGTAATGCCCATCAAGCATACATATTTTACTTTCATAGTTGAATCTGatgtatatgatattttaaaagttaaGTTTTCTCTAATCTTACTTTCTGGTTGTAGTATCAATTGGCTCGTGTATTCTTCTTCTTCCGACATCTTTCCTAGTGAACTTGTCTGTTGGTTAGTTTGGTTTGCTGTATTAGTTCGAGGAGTAatagaaaaataatttgaatactaatttttttttttctaaaaaaaaaaatatattttttaaaaattaaatttcattttagagtaaaatTAGTGCACGGTTTTGTTGGGCCCAGAATCAATTGCTTCTGTAGAAGTCCAAAGTGTTTCCTCAAAGCCGCACCTGTTATCCGTCTTTGTTGGCCGTTTCGAGCGGAGGATATCTTGCGTCGGCGCTCGCCCGTGAATGGAAAGAGCTTGAGGCTATGAGAGCAAAGCTACTGCAATTTGCTCGCCAATGGAAACCTACAGCCAAAGAAGCATTTCGTCACTCCATCCTCTTCGCGCAATTCCTTTCGCTATTGCACATCACGGACAATTACATTTGCTCCCCGACGCTAGTAATATTCttcatttcataaaaatattattatgtttGCTTTTTTAGTTCTGATTTTTAACAGTTTTTTTTTGCTGGTCCGAAATGATGTTTTTTCCCCGAATTTCATTTGAAGGTATACGGACCTAGCATGCTGCCAACGCTGAATTTCACTGGTGACGTGTTGCTGGTTGAGAAAATGTCGCCTTTTCTGGGGAAGGTGGGCCCCGGCGACGTTGTGTTGGTGCGATCGCCGGAAAACCCTAGAAAGTGCATAACCAAGCGCATTGTGGGCTTGGCGGGTGATTCAGTGTCCTTCTTGGTGGATCCTGGTAACAGTGATCGTTCTCACTCCCTGGTGGTATGCACTTTATGAATATATGAAAAACTGTGAATGTATTAAGTACTGAGTATTCGCGTCGTTAGCTTTTGGTTCTTTTCGTTGCAAGTCTGTGTGTGCTATTTTCTGGAGTGGTCATTTGATTGCTGCTCGACTTTAGTGTTCAATCTTCAATTTACAGTGTCTATGGTGCTGATTTATTGTTTTAGGAcgggaatgagaaatatttttCTCGAGGGAACATGCATCGGACCTCCATTCTATGATTCTATCTTCATGGAGCGCCTCAATTCTGTTTCCTCAGACAGAGGGATGTTTTTTGTTCAGATTGCTGATAAGATAAGAGTGGTGGATAAAGAAAACTTGCGATTTAGGATATTTTGGGGTGGAAAActtgtgattttttttatgtaCATTTTATTACTGAGGTGTATGCCTCTGAAATGGTTTCCATTCACGATTTTCTTTTTGTCACGTCAAGTTTACTCACATTCTGTTAAAAGAAAAAGAGTCCAGTCTTCTATCTGTCTACCAACTTCTAATAGAATAGCATGTGTGCAATGCATACGGGTCTTATGTGATTCTTTAAGTAATGATATTTCAGATGACCCCTTTACGATGTCATTTGTTCCATCAATGTTAatgttttttttggaaaaataggTTCCAAAGGGCCATGTGTGGATTCAAGGAGATAATATCTATGCTTCGAGGGATTCTCGGCAACTCGGCCCGATTCCTTATGGATTGATTCTTGGAAAAGTCTTTTGCAGAGTAAGCTTTTTGGCTGCCTTGTTAGCTGAGGCCAACCCCTTGAGCACTGCCCATTTCTTTTGCACTTAATTTTCATGAGAAGGATCCAAAGTTTGGTACCAATTCAATATTTTTAATGAGTTTAAGCTGTTAATTATTTGCTTTTTTTTCTGCAGTTATTCTCCATTCCCAAAATTATGTGCCTAGATAGTAGATAATTGAGTGTTCTCCTTGTACTGATTATCTTTtagcaaaaattcaaaatataattGTCAAATATAACAGTGATTATGTTAGGCCATAAGTCCAAGAAAAGAGCTTAAACATACAAGACTAACCATCTAGGTGGGAGAGCCTTTCAAACTTATGATCTCCTACGCAGACACATGTCACAATACTGCCAACCCCTTAAGAAGCTGATGCACACATGATATCGGTGTACTATGAACAACTTTTACCCACTTATCAATATTTGGTGCATACACTTCTATCATCTTAATCTAGTTTGGAATATGAAACACGAGCCGCATTACTAGCCTGACCAACGATAATCCTTTTCCAAGCTCGTGTCAGATTCTCAATGAGAGCACAACTGTTAAGAAAAATCAATGTGCATTGATGGACACCAAGTTTAGTGGATATTGCATGAGTGCTGCCCAGTATACTCGTATTAGAGTATGATACATGGCCATCATCAGCCTCTTGTCCCAATTGTGTCAACCCACTAGATGGTGGTAAAAATAGTTATTCTTATACCAACTAACAAAATCGAACTTTTTCTGTAGTCACACTCCATGTCTATTTACCCTATTGATTTTTCTATTACAGGTGTGGCCACCTGAAGACTTTGGACCGTTGAGACAATGAGAActatgtatattattattattaatgacCTTCATTGAACAATACAATTGGGTCATTCCAAGAAGTGTAAAATTCTTTACTGTTTTTGTACTTTGTTGGGAATTCAGAGTACCACTCTCTTGTTTCACTGCACCCAATTATTTCCAATAAATGGAATTTGGGATTGGTTCTAATTGGATCAAGGATTGGTTATATATGGACAATTTCTGAAGTTACTTCTGACAAACGTTAAGGATTGGTTCTAACACTCTCTATTACGCAGAGTTGACCCTGGTGAAGTTAAAGATTGCTTTATTTTGAGTTTCGACACAGTATTGGGCTCGGATTGTTTATTACACAGAGCTTCTCCTAAAATGAGGTTGGCATCAATAgaatattatgtattcttgtttGCCTACTGGTTTGTGACCAATTgatcataatttcaagaaaaAAACTTGAGCGTTTGCAACATCCATGAGATACTTTTGCAACATCCAAAGTTGCAATAATTTGGATAATTCTGAACAAAAGTGAATCACGGAAAACAATAGATGAGTATACCCTTGAACTTACACGGTCGATTGAATATTCATACAATCACAAGATAATTAAATCGACTTCACCAGAAATTTAACCAATTGAATGAATGTTGTTGAATATATCAAAACAGCATATTTGCATGGTTTTTTACATGCAAAGAAAGGGACTTTGAAGATGAACAAAACATGCATTCTAAAAGCACAAAAATTACCCCGCAAtgggaaaaagaaagaaagcaagaacgtaattttaaaataaaattgaaaatttaagcACGTGTTTTGGATACTAGCGTACTACCAATTCAAACAttaggaaaaaaataaaataaaacccaATAATCCTAAATTGTTGGGTCATACCCAGCTAAATGCTATAGAAGCTCGAGGGTTTAGGGTTGCTGATTCAACATTGCCTTTGAGAGAACATGGTGCCGATATTCACTATATCTCTCTCTTTTGCTCC
Coding sequences:
- the LOC140838503 gene encoding mitochondrial ATP-independent inner membrane protease subunit 1a gives rise to the protein MRAKLLQFARQWKPTAKEAFRHSILFAQFLSLLHITDNYICSPTLVYGPSMLPTLNFTGDVLLVEKMSPFLGKVGPGDVVLVRSPENPRKCITKRIVGLAGDSVSFLVDPGNSDRSHSLVVPKGHVWIQGDNIYASRDSRQLGPIPYGLILGKVFCRVWPPEDFGPLRQ
- the LOC140838502 gene encoding solanesyl diphosphate synthase 1, chloroplastic-like, translating into MMLSMTCRGLELGRTTLDFVACGCSSNASFDSFYVRNYAKGVLRNVKRGSKGRKLSCHRRDIGRRRVFSTKTSETFLNGISSGPPPVQDLTEESMSPSSIADLFEVVADDLQILNKNLQSIVGAENPVLMSAAEQIFGAGGKRMRPALSFLVSRATAEVAGLKELSKEHRRLAEIIEMIHTASLIHDDVLDDSDLRRGKETVHQIYGTRVAVLAGDFMFAQASWYLANLENLDVIKLISQVIKDFASGEIKQASSLFDCDVQLDEYLIKSYYKTASLIAASTKGAAIFSGVDSDVTEQMYQYGKNLGLSFQVVDDVLDFTQSAEQLGKPAGSDLAKGILTAPVIFGLEKEKRLRDIIESEFSETGSLEEAMSFVKNSGGIERAQELAREIADQAVRNLQCLPPSPFKYALEQMVKFNLERIK